A genomic stretch from Coffea arabica cultivar ET-39 chromosome 10c, Coffea Arabica ET-39 HiFi, whole genome shotgun sequence includes:
- the LOC140015876 gene encoding zinc finger BED domain-containing protein RICESLEEPER 2-like: MGIAIVKHNHPYRLVEQEGIRDLYLWTSIATDGYLALTAHFVDEDWILQKRVLNFHHMPPPHGGPILAEKVIDLLRDWAVEKKFFTITLDNASYNDGMVNLLKQHLRLRNTLFCEGEFFHVRCSAHVLNLIVQDGVKVISKPVSKIRECVKYIRASESRKLKFAECIVQVSLPCNKRVHQDVPTRWNSTFVMMDSALEYKLAFHQLHVVDRNFSRFYPTEEEWLKVQKFTTLLRHFYDLTTLFSGTNYPTANLYFHGVWKIQKVIMEEVNNLDIEVSDMAKQMKLKFEKYWECYSLVLSFAIILDPRFKMDYVVYAFKKLYPFDYEERANEVRDKFYLLFKEYENTFDGDLLDGSIAGCSGGDLGNDNDDFTEFESQQHANKRNKSQVDSYLDDTRLLSTQELDVLNFWKENKNRYPILSLMARDILSIPITTVASESAFSIGGRIVGKYRTSLLPENVEVLLCTRD, from the exons ATGGGAATTGCTATTGTGAAGCATAACCATCCTTATAGACTGGTGGAGCAAGAAGGAATTCGAGACTTGT ACTTGTGGACATCTATTGCAACAGATGGGTATTTGGCATTGACGGCTCATTTCGTGGATGAAGATTGGATTTTACAAAAGAGGGTTCTAAATTTTCACCACATGCCACCACCACATGGTGGTCCAATATTAGCTGAAAAAGTCATAGATTTATTGAGAGATTGGgctgttgaaaaaaaattttttactatCACATTGGATAACGCATCTTACAATGATGGTATGGTGAATCTGTTGAAGCAGCATTTGAGGCTAAGAAATACACTATTTTGTGAGGGTGAATTTTTTCATGTAAGATGCAGTGCACATGTGCTAAATTTGATTGTCCAAGATGGTGTCAAAGTTATTTCCAAACCAGTCTCAAAGATCCGAGAGTGTGTAAAATATATTAGAGCTAGTGAATCTAGAAAGTTGAAATTTGCAGAGTGTATTGTTCAAGTTTCTTTGCCATGCAATAAGAGGGTGCATCAAGATGTCCCAACCAGGTGGAACTCTACATTTGTGATGATGGATAGTGCACTTGAATATAAGCTTGCCTTTCATCAGTTGCACGTGGTTGATCGCAACTTCAGCAGATTTTACCCAACTGAAGAAGAATGGCTTAAGGTGCAGAAATTTACAACACTGTTGAGGCATTTTTATGACCTGACCACCCTTTTTTCAGGGACTAACTATCCAACTGCAAATTTGTATTTTCATGGTGTCTGGAAAATTCAAAAAGTTATCATGGAAGAGGTCAATAATTTAGACATTGAAGTGAGTGATATGGCCAAGCAAATGAAACTGAAATTTGAGAAGTATTGGGAATGTTATAGCTTGGTTTTGAGTTTTGCCATCATTTTGGATCCGCGCTTTAAAATGGATTATGTGGTGTATGCTTTTAAGAAGCTATATCCTTTTGATTATGAAGAACGTGCTAATGAAGTTCGGGATAAATTTTATTTACTATTTAAGGAGTACGAGAATACTTTTGATGGTGATTTGCTAGATGGATCAATAGCAGGCTGCTCTGGTGGTGATTTGGGCAATGACAATGATGATTTTACTGAATTTGAGAGTCAACAACATGCAAACAAAAGGAATAAGTCACAAGTAGACTCTTATTTGGATGATACTCGACTCCTTTCAACTCAAGAATTGGATGTTCTcaatttttggaaagaaaacaaaaatcgaTACCCTATTCTTTCTTTGATGGCACGGGATATTTTAAGTATTCCTATCACTACAGTGGCCTCGGAATCAGCTTTCAGTATTGGTGGTAGAATTGTGGGTAAATATCGTACTTCGCTCCTACCAGAAAATGTGGAGGTCTTGTTATGTACTAGGGACTAG